One Ailuropoda melanoleuca isolate Jingjing chromosome 14, ASM200744v2, whole genome shotgun sequence DNA segment encodes these proteins:
- the MC5R gene encoding melanocortin receptor 5, translating to MNSSFHLLFLDLNLNATEGNLSGPNIKNKSSPCEEMGIAVEVFLTLGLISLLENILVIGAIVKNKNLHSPMYFFVCSLAVADMLVSMSNTWETITIYLINNKHLVIADAFVRHIDNVFDSMICISVVASMCSLLAIAVDRYVTIFYALRYHHIMTVKRSRVIIMCIWTFCTGCGIVFIIYYESTYVIICLISMFFTMLFFMVSLYIHMFLLARTHIKQIAALRGYSSVRQMTSMKGAVTLTMLLGIFIVCWAPFFLHLILMISCPQNHYCSCFMSYFNMYLILIMCNSVIDPLIYAFRSQEMRKSFKEIICCYGFRIPCRFPGRY from the coding sequence ATGAATTCCTCATTTCACCTGCTTTTCTTGGATCTTAACCTGAATGCCACAGAAGGCAACCTTTCAGGACCAAATATCAAGAACAAGTCTTCACCATGCGAAGAGATGGGCATTGCTGTTGAAGTGTTTCTGACTCTGGGTCTCATCAGCCTGTTGGAGAACATCTTGGTCATAGGTGCCATAGTGAAGAACAAGAACTTGCACTCCCCCATGTATTTCTTTGTGTGCAGTTTAGCAGTAGCTGACATGCTAGTGAGCATGTCTAACACATGGGAGACCATCACCatatacttaataaataataagcacCTGGTGATAGCAGATGCCTTTGTGCGTCACATTGACAATGTGTTTGACTCTATGATCTGCATTTCTGTGGTGGCCTCCATGTGCAGCTTGCTGGCCATTGCAGTGGATAGGTATGTCACCATCTTCTATGCTCTGCGCTACCACCACATCATGACAGTGAAGCGTTCCAGGGTGATTATCATGTGTATCTGGACCTTTTGCACAGGCTGTGGCattgttttcatcatttattaTGAATCCACTTATGTAATTATTTGCCTCATCTCCATGTTCTTCACCATGTTGTTCTTCATGGTGTCGCTGTATATACACATGTTCCTCCTGGCACGGACTCACATTAAGCAGATAGCAGCTCTGCGTGGATACAGCTCTGTGCGGCAAATGACCAGCATGAAAGGTGCTGTCACCCTGACCATGCTGCTGGGCATTTTCATTGTGTGCTGGGCtccattctttctccatctcATTTTGATGATTTCTTGCCCCCAGAACCATTACTGTTCTTGCTTTATGTCTTACTTTAATATGTACCTCATACTCATCATGTGTAATTCTGTGATTGATCCTCTAATATATGCTTTCCGCAGCCAGGAGATGAGGAAGTCCTTTAAAGAGATTATTTGTTGCTATGGTTTCAGAATACCCTGTAGGTTCCCTGGCAGGTATTAA